The Coffea eugenioides isolate CCC68of chromosome 8, Ceug_1.0, whole genome shotgun sequence genome has a segment encoding these proteins:
- the LOC113780548 gene encoding F-box/LRR-repeat protein At3g48880-like — protein MAKRQARMRKGKGKGKGKGKGKAEEPTQGLGRMDDLDNNMLLQIFAKLSLMDLVIRISGVCSSWRSVCSEPSDLWKSLDLEKFKSFFNSKKYSDGENELGLMSFKKALNLGGRHAEKLIFDHSPDVTDDLLIFAAQRCQGLKEIMLPSSYFCTSQGLTRALEFWRSLESLALEFYFCDCRYNIFQVIGANCKNLITLRLRSCVFYHEVAAILAESVPGLKVLTLRCADIEKQAAEVLLDKLENLEELYLSLSPTSSKTPFAEPRFLPPLKDEAMIQKITKLREFHFCIGYCMPCIAVTMGESYLQALNLPPPI, from the exons ATGGCCAAGAGACAAGCTCGTATGCGTAAAGGCAAGGGTAAGGGTAAGGGCAAGGGCAAGGGTAAGGCTGAGGAGCCAACACAAGGATTAGGAAGGATGGATGATTTGGACAACAATATGCTCTTACAGATCTTTGCTAAACTAAGTCTGATGGATCTAGTTATTCGTATTTCTGGGGTTTGCAGCTCCTGGAGGTCAGTTTGCTCTGAGCCAAGTGATCTGTGGAAATCTTTAGATCTAGAAAAGTTCAAAAGCTTCTTCAATTCCAAGAAGTACTCAGATGGAGAAAATGAGCTTGGTTTAATGTCCTTCAAGAAAGCTTTGAATCTTGGAGGCCGACATGCAGAGAAACTTATCTTTGATCACTCACCTGATGTGACGGATGACTTGTTGATCTTTGCAGCTCAAAG ATGCCAAGGATTGAAAGAGATTATGCTGCCATCTTCATATTTTTGTACAAGTCAAGGACTAACAAGAGCTTTAGAGTTCTGGAGAAGTCTTGAATCTCTTGCCCTAGAATTCTATTTTTGCGACTGTCGTTATAACATCTTCCAAGTAATCGGTGCAAATTGTAAGAACTTGATTACACTCAGGCTTCGCTCTTGTGTTTTCTATCATGAAGTTGCCGCTATCTTGGCTGAATCCGTGCCAGGATTAAAGGTGCTAACCCTTCGATGTGCTGACATAGAGAAGCAAGCTGCAGAAGTTTTGCTAGACAAATTGGAAAACCTTGAGGAGCTCTACTTATCTCTGAGTCCAACTTCAAGTAAAACACCCTTTGCTGAACCTAGATTTCTTCCACCGCTCAAAGATGAAGCAATGATCCAGAAAATTACCAAGCTTCGAGAATTCCATTTTTGTATAGGATATTGTATGCCTTGTATTGCTGTAACCATGGGAGAATCATACCTGCAAGCTTTAAATCTTCCTCCACCTATTTAG